One Actinomycetes bacterium genomic window, GGCGTGCGCCCGGCAGCCGTCCAGGCGAGGATGGCGGCGCCGGCCATCCCGAGGCCGGCACCGATCATGCCCATCGCACCCACCGGACGGTCCCTCCTCGTGCCAGCTCCTCACCCGTTCCCGGCCGCCGGCCGGCTGCCCGCCGCCCGCGCCGCCCCACCGGCCCGCCCGGGCTGGGCTGCTCGCCGGACGGCAGCCCGCCGGCCCGCCGGCCCGGGCCGGCGGGCCCGAGCGTGGGTGCCTGCTCCCCGGCCTGCCCGGGCATCTGGCGCCCGAGCGGCTCAGCCCCGGCCGGCGGGCGCGCCCGCCCGGGTGCCTGCCGGGCCGGTGGCGCTGCTGCTGGCCGCAGCGAGCCTGGCCGCCGCTGGGCACAGCCTCGCACGGCTGGCCCGGGCCGGGCGACGCCGGCACCGGCTCGGCCCGGGCGACGTGGCTGCGACCGCCCGGGTCAGCGTGGTCGTCCCCGCCCGCGACGAGGCCGCGCGGATCCGGGGATGCGTGGCCGCCGTGCTGGCCCAGGACGTCGGGCCGGCCGAGGTCGTGGTGGTCGACGACGGCTCCCGGGACGCGACCGCGGAGCTGGCCGCGCGGGCCGGGGCCAGGGTGGTGGCCGCGCCGCCCCCGCCGGCCGGGCTGGCCGGCAAGGCGGTCGCCTGCGCGGCCGGGGCGGCCGCGGCCCGGGCGGGAGAGTGGCTGGCGTTCGTCGACGCCGACGTCCGCCTGGCCCCGCAGGCCCTGTCGCGTCTGGTCGCGGCGGCGACCGGCTCGGGCGCCTCAGCCGCCAGCCCGCTCGCCCGCCCGGTCGCCGGCTCCTGGTGGGAGGAGCTGCTCCTGCCCGAGCTCGGCCTGCAGGTGGCCGAGCGGCTTGACCTCGACGCCCTGGCCGACCCGGCCCGCCCGGGCGCCTTCCTGTCCGGCCAGTGCCTGCTGGTCCGGCGCGACGCCTACGACGCGGTGGGCGGGTTCGCCGCCGTGGCCGGTTCCCTGGTCGAGGACGTGGCCCTGGCCCGGCTGCTGGCCGCCGCCGGCCACGCCTTGGACGTCCGGCTCGCCCCCGGGCTCGCCTCGGTCCGCATGTACCAGCGGCCCGGCGACCTGTGGGAGGGGCTGGCCAGGAACCTGGCCGAGGTCTGGGGGAGCGGCGCCTGCGCGCTGGGCGGGCAGGCGGCCCGGGCCCTGCTCGCCGCCCTGCCCTGGGTCGCGCTGGCCGTGCCCCGGCTCCGGCCGGACCGGACCGGACCGCGGGCCGCGCTGCTCGCGGCCGGTCTCCTCCACCTGGCGACCCGGGCCGGGGGCCGCCTGCGTGCCGGCGCCGACCCGCGCTGGGCGCTCGCCTATCCCGTGGCGGACGCCGTGCTGCTCGCCGTCTACCTGGACAGCGCCCGCCGCCACCGCAGCGGCCGCCCGGTCACCTGGAAGGGCCGCGCCTACCCAGCCGGCCGCGGTGGCTGGAGCGCCCGGCACCCGGTC contains:
- a CDS encoding glycosyltransferase family A protein — its product is MALLLAAASLAAAGHSLARLARAGRRRHRLGPGDVAATARVSVVVPARDEAARIRGCVAAVLAQDVGPAEVVVVDDGSRDATAELAARAGARVVAAPPPPAGLAGKAVACAAGAAAARAGEWLAFVDADVRLAPQALSRLVAAATGSGASAASPLARPVAGSWWEELLLPELGLQVAERLDLDALADPARPGAFLSGQCLLVRRDAYDAVGGFAAVAGSLVEDVALARLLAAAGHALDVRLAPGLASVRMYQRPGDLWEGLARNLAEVWGSGACALGGQAARALLAALPWVALAVPRLRPDRTGPRAALLAAGLLHLATRAGGRLRAGADPRWALAYPVADAVLLAVYLDSARRHRSGRPVTWKGRAYPAGRGGWSARHPVR